In Aegilops tauschii subsp. strangulata cultivar AL8/78 chromosome 3, Aet v6.0, whole genome shotgun sequence, one genomic interval encodes:
- the LOC109786862 gene encoding uncharacterized protein isoform X2 — MKDWANIQTDIVGLIIKKLGIPDYIRFRAVCTSWNHICKEVSNHPRVDPWLMLPTKPLDGAKFFSLPEKKTQTIHIPSVATIFGSMWTPVGSSHGWLIFFSPPQGTIQLVNPISSTSFQLPSIGRRHMSKAMLLDMSESNFTVAVIHRDQKGYQVTRKGSKSWSFVDSKHILVDVFKHRRQLYTIDVYGTVEVWAEPPRSWPDDDFPQVEPHMHNLVHYQHQKFNCLVETPSGDLIRVKRQSQNKFALWVLDRETSSFERTSDIGEFGLFVSHYSSFCFPAKDHPYLKANCVYFIDGYNNMCAFNLEHGTKELVEALEAAAPAQSQQDFYGRQPRAEPFLWLIPSLK; from the coding sequence ATGAAAGATTGGGCTAATATTCAGACTGATATTGTTGGTCTAATTATAAAGAAGCTTGGCATTCCTGACTACATCAGATTCCGTGCTGTATGCACGTCATGGAACCATATCTGCAAGGAAGTATCCAACCATCCAAGGGTGGACCCATGGCTGATGCTCCCCACAAAGCCGCTTGATGGTGCTAAGTTTTTTAGCTTACCTGAAAAAAAGACTCAAACCATCCATATCCCGAGTGTTGCCACGATATTTGGATCCATGTGGACTCCGGTTGGTTCATCCCATGGTTGGCTTATCTTCTTTAGCCCGCCACAGGGAACCATCCAGCTGGTTAATCCCATCAGCAGCACATCGTTCCAACTCCCCTCAATCGGAAGGAGGCACATGTCCAAGGCCATGTTGCTTGACATGAGTGAGAGCAACTTCACTGTTGCTGTCATCCATCGCGACCAAAAAGGATACCAAGTGACACGCAAAGGAAGCAAAAGCTGGTCGTTTGTCGATTCGAAACACATTTTGGTGGATGTCTTCAAGCACAGAAGGCAACTTTACACCATTGATGTATATGGTACGGTGGAGGTGTGGGCAGAGCCTCCCCGTTCATGGCCAGATGATGACTTCCCCCAGGTGGAACCGCATATGCACAACCTCGTCCACTACCAGCACCAGAAGTTCAATTGTCTGGTGGAGACCCCGTCTGGCGATCTCATAAGGGTCAAGCGCCAGTCGCAGAACAAGTTTGCGCTGTGGGTCCTCGACAGGGAGACCTCTTCCTTCGAGCGGACCAGCGACATCGGGGAATTCGGGCTGTTCGTCAGCCACTACAGCTCGTTCTGTTTCCCGGCCAAGGACCATCCGTACCTGAAGGCGAACTGCGTCTACTTCATCGACGGCTACAACAACATGTGCGCGTTCAACCTCGAGCACGGGACCAAGGAGCTCGTGGAAGCCCTCGAAGCCGCTGCCCCTGCCCAGAGTCAGCAAGACTTTTACGGGCGCCAGCCTCGAGCAGAGCCGTTCCTATGGTTAATCCCTTCTCTTAAGTGA
- the LOC109786862 gene encoding uncharacterized protein isoform X1 codes for MSTKETRLKEVNSVGMKDWANIQTDIVGLIIKKLGIPDYIRFRAVCTSWNHICKEVSNHPRVDPWLMLPTKPLDGAKFFSLPEKKTQTIHIPSVATIFGSMWTPVGSSHGWLIFFSPPQGTIQLVNPISSTSFQLPSIGRRHMSKAMLLDMSESNFTVAVIHRDQKGYQVTRKGSKSWSFVDSKHILVDVFKHRRQLYTIDVYGTVEVWAEPPRSWPDDDFPQVEPHMHNLVHYQHQKFNCLVETPSGDLIRVKRQSQNKFALWVLDRETSSFERTSDIGEFGLFVSHYSSFCFPAKDHPYLKANCVYFIDGYNNMCAFNLEHGTKELVEALEAAAPAQSQQDFYGRQPRAEPFLWLIPSLK; via the exons ATGTCCACGAAGGAAACAAG GCTTAAGGAAGTTAATTCTGTTGGGATGAAAGATTGGGCTAATATTCAGACTGATATTGTTGGTCTAATTATAAAGAAGCTTGGCATTCCTGACTACATCAGATTCCGTGCTGTATGCACGTCATGGAACCATATCTGCAAGGAAGTATCCAACCATCCAAGGGTGGACCCATGGCTGATGCTCCCCACAAAGCCGCTTGATGGTGCTAAGTTTTTTAGCTTACCTGAAAAAAAGACTCAAACCATCCATATCCCGAGTGTTGCCACGATATTTGGATCCATGTGGACTCCGGTTGGTTCATCCCATGGTTGGCTTATCTTCTTTAGCCCGCCACAGGGAACCATCCAGCTGGTTAATCCCATCAGCAGCACATCGTTCCAACTCCCCTCAATCGGAAGGAGGCACATGTCCAAGGCCATGTTGCTTGACATGAGTGAGAGCAACTTCACTGTTGCTGTCATCCATCGCGACCAAAAAGGATACCAAGTGACACGCAAAGGAAGCAAAAGCTGGTCGTTTGTCGATTCGAAACACATTTTGGTGGATGTCTTCAAGCACAGAAGGCAACTTTACACCATTGATGTATATGGTACGGTGGAGGTGTGGGCAGAGCCTCCCCGTTCATGGCCAGATGATGACTTCCCCCAGGTGGAACCGCATATGCACAACCTCGTCCACTACCAGCACCAGAAGTTCAATTGTCTGGTGGAGACCCCGTCTGGCGATCTCATAAGGGTCAAGCGCCAGTCGCAGAACAAGTTTGCGCTGTGGGTCCTCGACAGGGAGACCTCTTCCTTCGAGCGGACCAGCGACATCGGGGAATTCGGGCTGTTCGTCAGCCACTACAGCTCGTTCTGTTTCCCGGCCAAGGACCATCCGTACCTGAAGGCGAACTGCGTCTACTTCATCGACGGCTACAACAACATGTGCGCGTTCAACCTCGAGCACGGGACCAAGGAGCTCGTGGAAGCCCTCGAAGCCGCTGCCCCTGCCCAGAGTCAGCAAGACTTTTACGGGCGCCAGCCTCGAGCAGAGCCGTTCCTATGGTTAATCCCTTCTCTTAAGTGA
- the LOC109786863 gene encoding uncharacterized protein, whose protein sequence is MEAAVTSYPVARDPPPRPAPQTAQLGGGPAAPQRGGWARWALWAVVSLVLAASFAWGVYQARHRPRSLAFVIVTYYLLAVLYCCLGKLSLLRRDDPAAAPERRRVRLAVWVVSVAFANVIAARVADSMPERGLQIAVWVVLAAGIGVAFYFFFIREGARDVVAGQRREAELHQVSPEQRV, encoded by the coding sequence ATGGAGGCGGCCGTGACGTCCTACCCGGTGGCGCGGGACCCGCCGCCGCGGCCGGCGCCGCAGACGGCGCAGCTGGGCGGCGGCCCGGCGGCGCCGCAGCGCGGCGGGTGGGCGCGCTGGGCGCTGTGGGCCGTCGTCTCCCTCGTCCTCGCCGCCAGCTTCGCGTGGGGCGTGTACCAGGCGCGGCACCGGCCGCGGAGCCTCGCCTTCGTCATCGTCACCTACTACCTCCTCGCCGTGCTCTACTGCTGCCTCGGGAAGCTgagccttctgcgccgcgacgaCCCGGCGGCGGCGCCCGAGCGGCGCCGGGTCCGGCTCGCCGTGTGGGTCGTCTCCGTGGCGTTCGCCAACGTCATCGCGGCGCGCGTCGCCGACTCGATGCCCGAGCGGGGGCTCCAGATCGCCGTCTGGGTGGTCCTCGCCGCCGGCATCGGCGTCGCcttctacttcttcttcatcCGCGAGGGCGCCCGCGATGTGGTCGCCGGGCAGCGGCGGGAGGCGGAGCTCCACCAGGTGTCCCCGGAGCAGAGGGTCTGA